The following proteins come from a genomic window of Aspergillus luchuensis IFO 4308 DNA, chromosome 3, nearly complete sequence:
- a CDS encoding uncharacterized protein (COG:S;~EggNog:ENOG410PNUZ;~InterPro:IPR031348;~PFAM:PF17111), translating to MADALSVASSLIALATFAFEASKSLYALVEGFKNTQRTVRELRYELESLTQVLGTLISAVMDNEAELASLKLPLLRCGKICSEFREIIRKCVAHSNGQRTSFRDWAKLQYMGGNIVDLKTTLAGYKATISIALGGATFRQATVASAVIDQYKTMIEEATSDLQEHLQNIEERLQSLDQHGGPVQRSDTFHLQDIREEKESTEQCLTICTHVAQVIAHFQQQLPQFHSKGENISIQFGSGNDDISGQSQSLTSAMLTDFGARVSSNSEALQARLMELTNRLRQMSEQGIMYKDPTNLNLIKEERESIIQCLNVCSEASDLAHRARTNIFEDVTSSDESHQLVVSTIGDLISAKHIITGSKSAQWLGQMSDTSLQQLSRDFRGQVGIGEEPPSRAEKNEFNTRYGSGQLLGEDSPRRRTSPSDKR from the exons ATGGCGGATGCTCTCTCCGTGGCCTCCAGCTTGATCGCGCTTGCGACTTTCGCCTTTGAAGCGAGCAAATCGCTCTATGCTCTAGTCGAGGGCTTCAAAAACACGCAGCGAACAGTTCGTGAGCTACGGTATGAATTGGAATCTTTGACACAGGTCCTCGGCACCTTAATCTCGGCAGTAATGGACAATGAAGCCGAGCTGGCCAGCTTGAAGTTACCTCTTCTGCGATGTGGGAAAATATGCAGCGAGTTCAGAGAGATTATTCGCAAATGTGTAGCCCATTCTAACGGCCAACGCACAAGCTTTCGTGACTGGGCTAAATTACAGTACATGGGTGGGAATATTGTTGATCTGAAAACAACGCTTGCTGGTTATAAAGCAACTATCTCTATCGCTCTCGGGGGCGCCACATT TCGTCAAGCCACTGTTGCCAGCGCTGTCATCGACCAGTATAAGACCATGATCGAGGAAGCAACGTCTGACCTTCAGGAGCATCTACAAAACATTGAGGAAAGGTTGCAATCGCTCGATCAGCACGGGGGTCCTGTTCAAAGGTCTGATACTTTTCACTTACAAGACataagggaggagaaggaaagcacTGAGCAATGCCTGACAATATGTACTCATGTTGCGCAAGTCATTGCACACTTCCAGCAACAGCTTCCGCAATTCCATTCTAAGGGTGAGAATATATCTATACAGTTTGGTTCTGGCAATGATGATATATCCGGTCAATCCCAGAGCCTGACCAGCGCTATGCTCACTGACTTTGGCGCAAGAGTCTCATCAAACTCGGAGGCACTCCAGGCGCGTTTGATGGAACTGACAAACCGACTGAGACAAATGTCGGAACAGGGCATAATGTATAAGGATCCCACAAACTTGAATCTcatcaaggaggagagggaaagcaTTATCCAATGTCTTAATGTCTGTTCAGAGGCCTCCGACTTGGCACACAGAGCCCGCACAAATATCTTTGAGGACGTGACATCTTCAGATGAGTCACATCAGCTCGTGGTATCTACCATTGGAGATCTGATTTCCGCCAAGCATATCATCACTGGCTCGAAATCGGCGCAGTGGTTGGGCCAAATGTCAGACACTTCGCTACAGCAATTATCTCGGGACTTCCGTGGACAAGTCGGGATAGGAGAAGAGCCACCCTCGCGGGCGGAGAAAAATGAATTCAATACCCGCTACGGGTCTGGTCAGCTGCTCGGAGAAGACTCTCCAAGGCGCCGAACATCTCCCAGCGACAAACGTTAA